In Ailuropoda melanoleuca isolate Jingjing chromosome 4, ASM200744v2, whole genome shotgun sequence, the following proteins share a genomic window:
- the ASF1B gene encoding histone chaperone ASF1B has product MAKVSVLNVAVLENPSPFHSPFRFEISFECNEALADDLEWKIIYVGSAESEEFDQILDSVLVGPVPAGRHMFIFQADAPNPSLIPETDAVGVTVVLITCTYHGQEFIRVGYYVNNEYPNPELRENPPLKPDFSQLQRNILASNPRVTRFHINWDNNMDRLETIENQDPALGCGLPFSCAPIKGLGLPGCIPGLLPENSMDCI; this is encoded by the exons ATGGCCAAGGTTTCTGTGCTGAACGTGGCGGTGCTGGAGAATCCGAGCCCTTTCCACAGCCCCTTCCGGTTCGAGATCAGCTTCGAGTGCAATGAGGCCCTGGCGGACG ATCTAGAGTGGAAGATCATTTATGTTGGCTCAGCGGAGAGTGAGGAATTTGATCAAATCCTAGACTCCGTGCTAGTTGGGCCTGTCCCAGCGGGGAGACACATGTTCATCTTTCAG GCTGACGCCCCCAACCCATCCCTCATCCCTGAGACTGATGCTGTGGGTGTGACCGTGGTCCTCATCACCTGCACGTACCATGGACAGGAGTTCATCCGTGTGGGCTACTACGTCAACAACGAATACCCCAATCCTGAGCTGCGGGAGAACCCACCCCTGAAGCCAGACTTCTCTCAG CTCCAGAGGAACATCTTGGCCTCGAACCCCCGAGTGACCCGCTTCCACATCAACTGGGACAACAACATGGACAGGCTAGAGACCATAGAGAACCAGGACCCTGCCCTGGGCTGTGGCCTCCCCTTCAGCTGTGCTCCCATCAAGGGCTTGGGTCTCCCTGGCTGCATCCCCGGGCTCCTCCCTGAGAATTCCATGGACTGCATCTAA